Proteins encoded in a region of the Paenibacillus pedocola genome:
- the fabZ gene encoding 3-hydroxyacyl-ACP dehydratase FabZ, with protein MLNINEIQEIIPHRPPFLLVDKIIEIEMGKRAVGIKNVTVNEPFFAGHFPGYPVMPGVLITEALAQVGAVAILGVEANRGKIGFLAGLDGFRFRGQVVPGDTLTLEVEITRLKGSIGKGQATAKVDGKIVASGEIMFALS; from the coding sequence ATGCTTAATATCAATGAAATTCAAGAAATAATCCCCCACCGGCCTCCATTTCTGCTGGTGGACAAAATTATCGAAATAGAAATGGGCAAACGGGCAGTAGGCATCAAGAATGTGACGGTGAATGAACCATTCTTCGCCGGCCATTTTCCGGGATATCCGGTTATGCCGGGTGTGCTGATCACAGAAGCGCTGGCTCAGGTAGGTGCTGTGGCCATTCTGGGAGTTGAAGCCAACCGCGGGAAGATTGGTTTTCTGGCAGGTCTGGACGGATTCCGTTTCCGTGGTCAGGTAGTACCGGGCGATACGCTTACGCTGGAAGTGGAGATCACCAGACTTAAAGGCAGCATCGGAAAAGGCCAAGCTACTGCCAAAGTGGACGGCAAGATCGTGGCTTCCGGAGAAATTATGTTCGCACTAAGCTAG
- a CDS encoding DNA-directed RNA polymerase subunit beta, whose protein sequence is MSVQSKHKPEEETQQPVKRRGVSKWTIIQWFLIPLLLIAALAGGLVAGYVILGKREFSDVLQWSTWKHVYDLVFAP, encoded by the coding sequence ATGAGTGTTCAGAGTAAACATAAGCCCGAAGAGGAAACCCAGCAGCCGGTGAAACGGCGCGGTGTATCCAAATGGACGATCATTCAGTGGTTTCTGATTCCTCTGCTGCTGATAGCTGCACTTGCAGGAGGGTTAGTTGCCGGATATGTCATCCTGGGCAAAAGAGAATTCAGCGATGTGCTACAGTGGAGCACATGGAAGCATGTATATGATCTGGTGTTCGCACCTTAA
- a CDS encoding flagellar hook-basal body protein, which produces MNNSTIGAAVSMSSLQARLDIIADNIANMNTNGYKSKEGSFEDVLTRVQQQSKEYDQPGRSTPLGFNIGFGVRVATVTSNWEEGTMQETGNPTDLALQGNGLFGVQVNGGTAFTRQGDFHFTPDPADAKRMMLVDNAGNPVLNTEGNPLTVPANVSAAIDEKGRVLTKRGENDPVQLAGTIMIVEPLSKTALQAVDGNFYVLPEGVTADQAFLQREPGEASAVGVRSGYLEQSNVDLSKEMTEMMQIQRTYQLAARALSSSDQMIGLANNMRG; this is translated from the coding sequence GTGAACAATTCAACAATCGGTGCAGCCGTCTCGATGTCCAGTCTTCAGGCACGGCTCGATATCATTGCAGATAATATTGCCAATATGAACACGAATGGTTACAAGAGCAAGGAAGGCTCCTTTGAGGATGTGCTGACCCGTGTTCAGCAGCAGTCCAAGGAATACGATCAGCCTGGCCGCAGTACGCCGCTCGGCTTTAATATCGGTTTTGGTGTCCGTGTGGCTACGGTAACAAGCAACTGGGAAGAAGGCACGATGCAGGAGACCGGTAATCCGACAGACCTGGCGCTGCAGGGGAATGGATTGTTTGGGGTTCAGGTCAACGGGGGCACTGCCTTTACGCGCCAAGGTGATTTTCACTTTACTCCTGATCCGGCTGACGCTAAACGTATGATGCTGGTGGACAATGCGGGGAATCCGGTTTTGAATACAGAAGGCAATCCGCTTACTGTACCTGCCAATGTAAGTGCTGCGATTGATGAGAAGGGCCGGGTACTTACCAAGAGGGGTGAGAATGATCCTGTACAGCTAGCGGGCACAATCATGATTGTGGAGCCGCTGAGCAAGACTGCGCTGCAGGCTGTGGATGGGAATTTCTATGTGCTTCCTGAAGGGGTTACGGCGGATCAGGCTTTTCTTCAAAGAGAACCGGGTGAAGCTTCGGCAGTGGGCGTGCGTTCCGGTTATCTGGAGCAGTCCAATGTGGATCTCAGCAAGGAAATGACAGAAATGATGCAGATTCAGCGTACCTATCAGCTTGCCGCCCGGGCGCTTTCTTCCAGTGACCAGATGATTGGCCTGGCCAATAATATGCGCGGGTAG
- a CDS encoding flagellar hook-basal body protein — protein sequence MIRGLYTAAAGMVTQQRRHDTATQNIANMNTTGYKQVDSVSHAFPDVLISAMSGGTTKQVGRLNTGVFAEQSISQYLQGDLIESGKPYDFALSTDLLVQDPATGENIVFDGSGKYVNADGEVIYRPQAFFTVQDNEGNNLYTRNGSFTVNAAGEVLSSGGFKVLDAAGNPLVLTEPQDNLKVDGQGNLLDPATGLPSGTKLGISVITKPQELVRDGNGVFHADDADAAEIRYADAGDNLQVRQGYLEGSNVDATQVTVDLNAAYRAYEANQKVIQFYDTSLQKTVNEVGRV from the coding sequence ATGATTAGAGGATTATATACGGCCGCTGCCGGTATGGTTACGCAGCAGCGTAGACATGACACGGCGACGCAGAACATTGCCAATATGAATACAACGGGGTACAAGCAGGTCGACAGCGTCAGCCACGCTTTTCCTGATGTATTGATCTCAGCGATGAGCGGAGGCACTACAAAGCAGGTCGGCCGCCTCAATACGGGGGTATTTGCCGAGCAGTCGATTTCCCAATATTTGCAGGGCGACCTGATTGAAAGCGGCAAGCCCTATGATTTTGCGTTATCCACCGACTTGCTGGTGCAAGATCCCGCGACCGGAGAGAATATTGTTTTTGACGGCTCGGGTAAATATGTAAATGCCGACGGTGAGGTTATTTACCGGCCTCAGGCGTTCTTTACTGTTCAAGATAATGAAGGCAACAATTTATATACAAGAAACGGCAGCTTCACTGTAAATGCAGCGGGAGAAGTATTAAGCTCTGGAGGGTTCAAGGTACTGGACGCTGCCGGCAACCCGCTGGTATTGACAGAGCCGCAGGATAATCTTAAAGTGGACGGGCAGGGTAATCTGCTGGATCCGGCTACAGGTCTTCCTTCCGGAACGAAGCTTGGCATCAGTGTAATCACCAAACCGCAGGAGCTGGTGCGTGACGGGAATGGTGTTTTCCATGCCGATGATGCAGATGCTGCTGAAATCCGGTATGCAGATGCCGGTGATAATCTGCAGGTGCGCCAGGGTTATCTGGAAGGCTCCAACGTCGATGCTACCCAGGTAACGGTTGATTTGAACGCTGCCTACCGGGCTTATGAGGCCAACCAGAAGGTCATCCAATTCTATGACACCAGCCTGCAGAAGACTGTGAATGAAGTGGGCAGAGTATAG
- a CDS encoding rod shape-determining protein: MLSKDIGIDLGTANVLIHVKGRGVVLDEPSVVTLESDTKRVLAVGEQARRMVGRTPGNITTIRPLRDGVIADFAITEMMLKYFIDRVGGRTWYSKPRILICAPTNITSVEQKSIREAAERSGAKDVYLEEEPKAAAIGAGMDIYQPSGNMVVDIGGGTTDVAVLSMGDVVTASSIKVAGDKFDEAILKYIKQKYKLLIGERTAEDIKVSIGSVRPGGMKAEMDIRGRDMVSGLPQTLTISSGEVKEALWDPVSMIVAAAKSVLERTPPELSADIIDRGVVLTGGGALLNGLDELLSEQLHVPVWVAEDPMHCVVKGTGIMLDHLDKVVKKKF; the protein is encoded by the coding sequence ATGCTTAGCAAGGATATCGGAATCGATCTCGGCACTGCCAATGTGCTCATTCATGTCAAAGGGAGGGGAGTCGTTCTGGATGAACCCTCCGTGGTCACACTTGAAAGTGATACGAAGCGGGTCCTTGCGGTTGGGGAACAGGCACGTCGCATGGTTGGACGTACACCTGGCAATATTACTACCATTCGTCCTCTCCGGGACGGAGTCATTGCTGATTTTGCCATAACGGAAATGATGCTGAAGTATTTCATCGACCGCGTTGGCGGACGTACCTGGTACTCCAAGCCCCGCATATTGATCTGCGCCCCCACGAACATAACATCAGTTGAACAGAAATCAATCCGGGAAGCAGCCGAACGCAGCGGGGCCAAGGATGTTTATCTGGAGGAAGAACCTAAAGCCGCTGCTATCGGAGCGGGTATGGATATTTATCAACCAAGCGGAAATATGGTCGTCGATATCGGCGGCGGAACGACGGATGTAGCTGTCCTGTCCATGGGCGACGTCGTTACCGCCTCCTCGATTAAAGTCGCAGGGGACAAGTTCGACGAGGCCATTTTAAAATATATCAAGCAGAAGTACAAACTGTTAATCGGTGAACGTACGGCGGAGGATATCAAGGTTTCCATCGGCTCGGTCCGCCCCGGCGGCATGAAGGCTGAGATGGATATCAGAGGACGGGATATGGTAAGCGGACTTCCCCAGACGCTCACAATTTCGTCCGGCGAGGTGAAGGAAGCGCTGTGGGACCCGGTTTCGATGATTGTGGCTGCGGCCAAATCGGTATTGGAGCGTACACCGCCGGAGCTGTCGGCAGATATTATTGACCGGGGAGTCGTTCTGACGGGAGGCGGCGCGCTGCTTAACGGGCTGGACGAGCTGCTCTCTGAACAGCTGCATGTTCCGGTCTGGGTGGCGGAAGATCCGATGCATTGCGTGGTCAAGGGAACCGGGATTATGCTGGATCATTTGGACAAGGTCGTTAAGAAAAAGTTCTAA
- the spoIIID gene encoding sporulation transcriptional regulator SpoIIID, which produces MHDYIKERTIKIGRCIVETRHTVRTIAKEFGVSKSTVHKDLTERLPEINPDLADQVKHILEYHKSIRHLRGGEATKIKYKKTTGKKREVAVASKP; this is translated from the coding sequence GTGCACGATTACATCAAGGAACGGACGATCAAAATCGGACGCTGCATCGTGGAAACCAGGCATACGGTCCGGACCATAGCCAAGGAATTTGGCGTATCAAAGAGCACGGTGCATAAAGATCTAACCGAACGTTTGCCGGAAATTAATCCGGATTTAGCGGATCAGGTGAAGCACATTCTCGAATATCACAAATCGATTCGTCATCTTCGGGGGGGAGAAGCGACAAAAATCAAGTATAAAAAAACGACCGGTAAAAAACGCGAGGTTGCTGTAGCCTCAAAGCCATGA
- a CDS encoding M23 family metallopeptidase: protein MNEQDKNKQTHDESLKNKQGDSGAKPSSWNRVLSRRWVFPAVYTAAAALILTLVWFYQDAGQKPLNPDTAAVVSQDTAGSGNEAGTAGDPAAVEVVASAENLAWPVASPSDVEVVKPFYDENGTEENHVAAMVQYDNTFVTNNGIDIAREDNKTFDVKAALSGEVTRVEDVAVFGKVVEITHPGNLKTVYQSLGDIKVKQGDEVKQGDTLATAGRSEIEKDLGNHVHFEVYEDGKPVNPSDLLTQR, encoded by the coding sequence ATGAATGAACAAGACAAAAACAAACAAACCCATGATGAATCTCTCAAAAACAAGCAGGGAGATTCAGGCGCTAAGCCTTCTTCATGGAACAGAGTATTATCGAGACGCTGGGTATTCCCGGCAGTCTACACGGCGGCAGCGGCTCTTATACTAACCTTGGTGTGGTTCTATCAGGATGCCGGCCAGAAGCCGCTGAATCCTGACACCGCCGCTGTAGTTTCACAGGACACCGCTGGTTCCGGCAATGAAGCCGGTACGGCTGGAGATCCTGCAGCAGTCGAAGTTGTCGCATCGGCAGAAAACCTGGCTTGGCCGGTGGCCAGCCCAAGTGATGTGGAAGTGGTTAAACCGTTCTACGATGAAAATGGGACCGAAGAAAATCACGTTGCAGCCATGGTACAGTATGACAACACCTTTGTAACCAATAACGGTATCGACATCGCCCGTGAGGATAACAAAACATTTGATGTCAAAGCTGCACTTAGCGGTGAAGTGACACGGGTGGAAGATGTTGCGGTATTCGGCAAGGTTGTTGAGATTACCCATCCCGGCAATCTGAAGACTGTGTATCAGAGCCTCGGTGATATCAAAGTGAAGCAAGGCGATGAAGTGAAGCAGGGCGATACGCTGGCAACAGCGGGACGCAGTGAAATTGAGAAGGATCTCGGCAACCATGTGCACTTTGAAGTGTACGAGGATGGTAAACCTGTAAATCCGTCTGATCTGCTGACACAACGTTAA
- the spoIID gene encoding stage II sporulation protein D translates to MRDFRYLKRQMQKRRLVRRPGSAPRLRRLAPAAWLAAPLLAGLLLPLALVPLRGGHEPAPPAVPRATASPAAPGTAAAAPQPEVSVYLSQSGQIETLPLEDYVSGVLAAEMPADFELEALKAQAVAARTFIVRRLMAGDHSGVPVPEADVSDTVSHQAYVSLATLERDWEHGGKSAALAKLRRAALETRGVIMTYKGQPITASFFASSGGYTENSEDYWNFAVPYLRSVASPWELAITPNLAVTVSFSTSELLSKLGLESKALPASAGLSATGKVKPVSSSSSALPAVVLSLTDGHRVKEISIGGTVFTGREVREKLGLRSSQFTWKRQGGKVLITTYGNGHGVGMSQWGANGMAKEGSTATQILKHYYSGISFTQVSTLLKK, encoded by the coding sequence ATGAGAGATTTTCGCTATCTGAAACGCCAAATGCAGAAGCGCCGCTTGGTGCGCCGGCCGGGCAGCGCTCCGCGGCTTCGGCGGCTGGCCCCCGCCGCCTGGCTGGCAGCCCCGCTGCTCGCGGGGCTGCTGCTGCCGCTGGCTCTTGTCCCGCTGCGCGGGGGACATGAGCCGGCGCCACCGGCCGTGCCGCGGGCCACGGCCTCCCCGGCTGCGCCGGGAACGGCTGCGGCAGCCCCGCAGCCGGAGGTCTCCGTCTATTTGTCGCAGAGCGGACAAATCGAGACCCTGCCGCTGGAGGACTACGTCAGCGGCGTGCTGGCGGCCGAGATGCCTGCCGACTTTGAGCTCGAAGCGCTCAAAGCGCAGGCCGTGGCCGCACGCACGTTCATTGTCCGCCGCCTGATGGCGGGCGACCACAGCGGGGTGCCCGTTCCGGAGGCGGATGTAAGTGATACGGTAAGCCATCAGGCTTACGTATCCTTGGCCACGCTGGAACGGGATTGGGAGCACGGCGGCAAAAGCGCCGCGCTGGCCAAGCTCCGCCGCGCGGCCTTAGAGACGCGCGGAGTGATCATGACCTATAAGGGGCAGCCGATAACGGCCTCCTTCTTCGCCTCCAGTGGAGGCTATACCGAAAATTCGGAAGACTACTGGAATTTTGCTGTTCCTTATTTACGCAGCGTAGCCAGTCCGTGGGAGCTGGCGATTACACCGAATCTCGCGGTAACGGTCAGCTTCAGCACCTCTGAGCTGCTCAGCAAGCTGGGCTTGGAGTCCAAAGCCCTACCAGCCTCCGCGGGTTTGTCCGCAACCGGCAAGGTGAAGCCGGTATCCTCATCCTCCTCTGCTCTGCCGGCTGTAGTCCTGTCGCTCACTGACGGACACCGGGTCAAGGAGATCTCCATCGGAGGGACCGTGTTCACCGGACGCGAGGTGCGCGAGAAGCTGGGGCTGCGCTCCAGCCAGTTCACCTGGAAGCGGCAAGGCGGTAAAGTGCTCATCACCACCTACGGAAACGGTCATGGAGTAGGAATGAGCCAGTGGGGGGCGAACGGGATGGCCAAGGAAGGCAGCACGGCCACTCAGATTCTCAAACACTACTACAGCGGCATCTCTTTTACCCAAGTCTCAACTCTTCTGAAAAAATAA
- the murA gene encoding UDP-N-acetylglucosamine 1-carboxyvinyltransferase: MSKFIVRGGNRLTGSVKVSGAKNSVLPIIAASLLAEEGVSVIVDAPPLDDVMTISKVLESLGAGVTYQNDIIEVDARSITSCEAPYEWVRKMRASFLVMGPLLSRMGHTRISLPGGCAIGTRPIDQHLKGFEALGAEISLGQGYIEAKSNGRLRGAKVYLDVASVGATENIMMAAALAEGVTVIENAAKEPEIVDLANYLNGMGGIVRGAGTGVIRIEGVERLHGVKHHVIPDRIEAGTYMAAAAITGGDVYVEGAIADHLGPVIAKMEEMGVTIIPDENGIRVIGDKPLKAVDLKTLPYPGFPTDMQSQMMALLLRSEGTAVVTETVFENRFMHVDEFHNMNAEIKIEGRSAIVTGNAQLVGAKVCATDLRAGAALILAGLVAEGTTEVSGTHHIDRGYVNLAEKLSGLGADIWRISMEESPAPVVKEEVLKPETARSEELKPRFQIQPTWV; this comes from the coding sequence ATGAGCAAATTTATCGTCCGCGGTGGCAACAGATTGACCGGGAGCGTGAAAGTAAGCGGCGCAAAAAATTCCGTACTACCGATCATAGCCGCCTCTCTATTGGCAGAAGAAGGAGTAAGCGTCATTGTGGACGCTCCTCCGCTAGACGATGTAATGACCATCAGCAAAGTGCTGGAATCTCTGGGTGCGGGTGTTACATACCAGAATGATATCATCGAGGTTGATGCTAGAAGCATTACTTCCTGTGAAGCACCTTATGAATGGGTGCGGAAAATGCGGGCATCCTTCTTAGTAATGGGCCCACTCCTGTCCCGTATGGGGCATACGCGTATTTCCCTGCCTGGAGGCTGTGCCATCGGCACAAGACCGATTGACCAGCATCTCAAAGGGTTTGAAGCTCTGGGAGCCGAAATCAGTCTGGGTCAGGGCTACATTGAAGCGAAATCAAACGGACGGCTGCGCGGGGCTAAAGTGTATTTGGATGTAGCCAGCGTAGGAGCGACCGAAAATATAATGATGGCCGCAGCACTCGCTGAAGGGGTTACGGTCATTGAGAATGCCGCTAAGGAACCGGAAATTGTCGATTTGGCCAACTACCTGAACGGCATGGGCGGTATTGTCCGCGGGGCAGGAACAGGCGTTATCCGGATTGAAGGGGTTGAGCGCCTGCATGGCGTGAAACATCATGTGATTCCTGACCGGATCGAAGCTGGTACCTATATGGCGGCTGCAGCGATTACAGGCGGTGATGTGTATGTGGAAGGCGCAATTGCCGATCACCTCGGTCCTGTTATTGCTAAGATGGAGGAAATGGGCGTTACTATTATCCCGGATGAGAACGGTATACGGGTCATCGGCGACAAGCCGCTGAAGGCTGTGGATTTGAAGACTTTGCCGTACCCTGGTTTCCCTACTGATATGCAGTCGCAGATGATGGCGCTGCTGCTCCGCTCCGAAGGCACTGCAGTTGTAACGGAGACGGTATTTGAGAACCGGTTCATGCATGTGGATGAATTCCACAACATGAACGCTGAGATCAAGATCGAAGGACGTTCGGCCATTGTGACTGGAAATGCGCAGCTGGTGGGTGCTAAGGTATGCGCTACAGACCTGCGTGCAGGCGCTGCACTTATTTTGGCAGGGCTTGTTGCCGAAGGGACTACAGAAGTCAGCGGAACCCATCACATTGACCGCGGTTATGTGAATCTGGCCGAGAAACTGTCGGGACTTGGTGCGGACATATGGCGGATTTCCATGGAAGAGTCGCCTGCTCCGGTTGTAAAGGAAGAGGTCCTCAAACCTGAAACGGCAAGAAGTGAAGAGCTGAAGCCGCGCTTCCAGATTCAGCCGACCTGGGTATAA
- a CDS encoding DUF1146 family protein, which produces MDQMLYDDLSSAISTSGLVSMIVSLLCVVLSWWALQNLKLDLVIRYPKSPQGRLLHLLLAIVLGHFVAGFLLDYLSWSGQIRNMF; this is translated from the coding sequence ATGGATCAAATGTTGTATGATGATTTGTCCAGCGCGATCAGTACCAGCGGTTTGGTCTCGATGATCGTTTCTTTGCTCTGTGTAGTATTATCTTGGTGGGCACTTCAGAACCTTAAGCTCGATTTGGTCATAAGATATCCCAAGAGCCCACAAGGCAGACTGCTGCACTTACTGCTGGCAATCGTCCTCGGCCACTTCGTGGCGGGCTTCCTGCTGGATTACTTGAGCTGGAGCGGACAGATTCGTAACATGTTTTAA
- a CDS encoding F0F1 ATP synthase subunit epsilon, with protein sequence MNTFLLEIVTPEHLVYSKQVNSLTVKGADGDLGILPGHIPLVTPLQVAPMFVKADGVTTIIAVHGGFVEVHKDKVTVLAESAELPKDIDVERAEAAKERAQRRLQSRSKQDDIDHRRAELALQRAVTRIKVSTGKGQQ encoded by the coding sequence GTGAATACCTTTCTGTTGGAAATTGTCACGCCGGAGCATCTCGTTTACTCCAAGCAGGTTAATAGCCTGACTGTAAAGGGAGCCGATGGCGACCTGGGTATTTTGCCGGGACACATTCCCCTTGTGACTCCACTTCAGGTTGCTCCGATGTTCGTTAAGGCGGATGGTGTTACGACCATAATCGCTGTTCATGGCGGGTTCGTGGAAGTGCATAAAGACAAGGTGACCGTGCTGGCCGAAAGTGCCGAGCTTCCTAAGGATATCGATGTTGAACGTGCCGAAGCGGCTAAAGAACGGGCTCAGCGCCGTCTTCAGTCCCGCAGTAAACAGGATGATATTGATCACCGCCGTGCGGAGCTGGCGCTTCAACGCGCCGTTACACGGATCAAAGTGTCCACTGGAAAAGGACAACAGTAA
- the atpD gene encoding F0F1 ATP synthase subunit beta has product MNKGRVVSIMGPVVDIEFERGQLPEIFNAIKIVTSLENGRTIDLTLEVSNHLGDNLVRCIAMSSTDGLVRGLEVIDQGGPISVPVGAATLGRVFNVLGNPIDNGAEVVAERNPIHRLAPTFDELSTQAEILETGIKVIDLLAPYAKGGKIGLFGGAGVGKTVTIQELINNIAQEHGGISVFAGVGERTREGNDLYHEMTDSGVIKKTAMVFGQMNEPPGARLRVALTGLTMAEYFRDVEGRDTLLFIDNIFRFTQAGSEVSALLGRMPSAVGYQPTLATEMGQLQERITSTKKGSVTSIQAIYVPADDYTDPAPATAFAHLDATTNLERKISEKGIFPAVDPLASSSRILAPEIVGDEHYNVAQGVKQLLQRYTELQDIIAILGMDELSEEDKVIVARARKVERFLSQPFHVAEQFTGFKGKYVPIKETVRSFKEILEGKHDDLPEAAFLFVGTIEEAVEKAKSM; this is encoded by the coding sequence ATGAACAAAGGACGCGTTGTAAGCATTATGGGTCCGGTTGTCGATATTGAATTTGAACGCGGCCAGTTGCCCGAGATTTTCAACGCTATCAAGATTGTAACCAGCTTGGAAAACGGCCGCACTATTGATTTGACCCTTGAGGTTTCCAATCACCTGGGTGACAATCTGGTTCGTTGTATCGCAATGTCGTCTACAGACGGCCTGGTACGCGGGCTTGAGGTTATTGACCAGGGCGGACCGATTTCGGTTCCGGTTGGCGCAGCTACACTTGGCCGCGTATTTAACGTGCTGGGCAATCCTATTGATAACGGCGCTGAGGTAGTTGCAGAACGCAACCCGATTCACCGTCTTGCTCCGACATTTGATGAACTGTCGACGCAGGCAGAAATTCTGGAAACAGGAATCAAGGTTATCGACTTGCTGGCCCCTTATGCCAAGGGTGGTAAAATCGGCCTCTTCGGCGGTGCCGGCGTAGGTAAAACCGTAACCATCCAGGAACTGATCAACAACATCGCACAGGAACACGGCGGTATCTCCGTATTTGCCGGTGTTGGTGAACGTACCCGTGAAGGTAATGACCTGTATCATGAAATGACGGACTCCGGCGTTATCAAGAAAACGGCAATGGTGTTCGGACAAATGAATGAGCCGCCGGGCGCACGTCTTCGTGTAGCTCTGACCGGTCTGACCATGGCGGAGTATTTCCGTGATGTGGAAGGCCGCGATACGCTGCTCTTTATCGATAATATATTCCGCTTTACCCAAGCGGGTTCCGAAGTATCGGCGCTCCTTGGCCGTATGCCGTCTGCGGTAGGTTACCAGCCTACACTGGCTACGGAAATGGGTCAATTGCAGGAACGCATCACTTCTACCAAGAAGGGCTCGGTTACCTCGATCCAAGCGATCTACGTACCGGCGGATGACTATACTGACCCGGCTCCGGCTACAGCTTTTGCCCACTTGGATGCAACAACCAACCTTGAGCGTAAGATTTCCGAGAAGGGGATTTTCCCAGCGGTAGATCCACTGGCTTCCAGCTCGCGTATCCTGGCTCCGGAAATTGTCGGCGATGAGCACTACAACGTGGCACAAGGCGTTAAGCAGCTGCTGCAGCGCTATACTGAGCTTCAGGACATCATTGCCATCCTCGGTATGGATGAGCTGAGCGAAGAAGATAAGGTTATCGTAGCCCGTGCCCGTAAAGTTGAACGCTTCCTGTCCCAGCCTTTCCATGTGGCAGAACAATTCACCGGCTTTAAAGGTAAATATGTACCGATCAAGGAAACGGTTCGCAGCTTCAAGGAAATCCTGGAAGGTAAGCATGATGATCTTCCGGAAGCAGCCTTCCTCTTTGTAGGCACGATTGAAGAAGCGGTCGAAAAAGCGAAATCAATGTAA
- the atpG gene encoding ATP synthase F1 subunit gamma — protein MARSMRDIKRQIKSVQNTRQITKAMEMVAASKLRKAQEKAEAARPYSQKLKEVVSNIAAGTQGVTHPMLVSRPVKKTAYLIVTSDRGLAGGYNANILRKLTLLLAERHASKDEYALFVIGRKGRDFLRRREYPIVEEITELSDTPKFSDIKSIAYSAVQQFETGVYDELYICYNRFVNAISQVPTVDRLLPMDAVSGTDHHEASASYEYEPSPEGVLGVLLPKYAETLIYSAVLDGKASELGAKMTAMGSATKNASKMIGELRLTYNRARQAAITQEITEIVAGANAQS, from the coding sequence ATGGCAAGAAGCATGCGTGATATTAAACGTCAAATCAAGAGCGTTCAAAACACCAGACAGATCACGAAGGCAATGGAGATGGTAGCCGCCTCGAAACTCCGTAAAGCGCAGGAGAAAGCAGAAGCTGCCCGTCCTTACTCGCAGAAGCTGAAAGAGGTCGTATCGAACATTGCTGCCGGTACACAGGGTGTGACCCATCCGATGCTGGTGAGCCGTCCGGTGAAGAAGACCGCTTATCTTATTGTTACCTCTGACAGAGGTCTCGCCGGCGGATACAATGCCAATATTCTGCGGAAGCTCACGTTGCTGCTGGCAGAACGGCATGCATCCAAAGACGAGTATGCTTTGTTCGTGATCGGCCGGAAAGGCCGTGACTTTTTACGCCGCCGTGAATACCCGATTGTAGAGGAAATCACCGAGCTGTCCGATACGCCGAAATTCTCCGACATCAAGTCGATTGCTTACTCAGCGGTTCAGCAGTTCGAAACAGGCGTGTATGATGAGCTGTATATTTGCTACAACCGCTTCGTTAATGCCATCAGCCAGGTACCGACGGTTGACCGTCTGCTGCCAATGGATGCAGTAAGCGGAACGGATCACCATGAAGCAAGCGCAAGCTACGAATACGAGCCTTCTCCGGAAGGCGTACTCGGAGTGCTGCTTCCAAAATATGCGGAAACGCTGATTTACAGTGCAGTTCTTGACGGCAAGGCCAGTGAGCTGGGAGCGAAGATGACAGCGATGGGCAGTGCAACGAAGAACGCGTCAAAAATGATCGGTGAACTCAGACTTACGTATAACCGTGCCCGTCAGGCGGCAATTACACAGGAAATTACCGAGATTGTGGCCGGAGCGAACGCGCAGTCTTAA